Proteins encoded together in one Lathyrus oleraceus cultivar Zhongwan6 chromosome 5, CAAS_Psat_ZW6_1.0, whole genome shotgun sequence window:
- the LOC127080598 gene encoding uncharacterized protein LOC127080598: protein MSQHQDTSASKNTKSTQKDNAPPMGIPDDEILDVAPLSVIPCEAIDLNQPIDASASACSNQGNSSSIPSGSTPATNSKEDIHHTGRVIRDLVTRILNEGHSVKGVSTPLSQMYPSPEVEQHSGKDVDSSSSEKDLVVEGLCSLGQTVSKKGKSVASKTANASHSKKHYDANVVIDLEDGNSDDQEENLLHHLKPSVAKRMKTRKGRSVDELMSARKAKKTAGISPSKSWSKVEVKKRKFRDDFEFEEDVEEDVPDISPVKKTTIRKSPGKVPAVHLDNISFHLEDGAAKWNIVIQRRVAVERELGKYVVDVKEVMDLIKADGLLKTVVGFSQCYEGLVKEFIVNIPEDISDKNNKEFCKVYVRGECIKFSPTVINNFLGRDNEGARELEVTDNQVCREITARQVNVWPIKKHLPAGKLTVKYVILHKIGASN from the coding sequence atgtcacaacatcaagaTACATCTGCTTCTAAAAACACTAAGTCTACTCAAAAGGATAATGCTCCTCCCATGGGCATTCCCGATGATGAGATTCTGGATGTTGCTCCTCTCTCTGTTATTCCCTGTGAGGCCATTGATTTGAACCAACCCATTGATGCCTCAGCTTCTGCATGCTCCAATCAAGGTAACTCCTCTAGTATTCCTTCTGGTTCAACTCCTGCCACTAATTCTAAGGAAGATATACACCATACTGGCCGTGTTATAAGAgacctagtcactagaatccttaatgaaggacactCTGTGAAGGGAGTTTCTACTCCCCTTTCTCAAATGTACCCCTCCCCTGAGGTTGAACAACATAGTGGTAAGGATGTCGATTCCTCCAGTTCTGAGAAGGACTTGGTTGTTGAAGGGTTGTGCTCTCTAGGGCAAACCGTGTCTAAAAAAGGAAAATCTGTGGCATCTAAAACTGCCAATGCTTCCCACTCTAAGAAGCATTATGATGCAAATGTTGTGATTGATCTAGAGGATGGTAACTCTGATGATCAAGAGGAAAACTTACTTCATCACCTAAAGCCAAGTGTGGCTAAACGCATGAAGACTCGCAAAGGAAGATCTGTGGATGAACTTATGTCAGCTAGAAAagctaagaagactgctggtattagtccctccaaatcttggagcaaggttGAAGTGAAGAAGAGGAAGTTCAGAGATGATTTTGAGTTTGAAgaggatgttgaggaagatgtccctgacatctctcctgtGAAGAAAACCACTATTAGGAAGTCTCCTGGTAAAGTCCCTGCTGTTCATTTGGATAACATCTCCTTCCATCTTGAGGATGGAGCTGCAAAGTGGAATATTGTGATTCAGAGAAGGGTAGCTGTGGAAAGGGAGTTGGGAAAATATGTTGTTGATgtcaaggaggtcatggacctgatcAAAGCTGATGGGCTATTGAAGACTGTTGTTGGGTTCTCTCAATGCTATGAAGGTTTAGTTAAGGAATTTATTGTTAACATTCCTGAGGACATTTCTGATAAGAATAACAAGGAATTCTGTAAGGTGTATGTGAGGGGTGAGTGTATAAAATTTTCTCCTACTGTTATTAATAATTTTCTAGGCAGAGATAATGAGGGTGCAAGAGAACTAGAAGTTACAGACAATCAGGTCTGTAGGGAGATCACAGCTAGGCAGGTGAACGTTTGGCCtattaaaaagcatcttcctgctgGGAAGTTGACTGTCAAGTATGTTATCTTGCACAAAATAGGAGCTTCTAATTGA